One window from the genome of Populus alba chromosome 15, ASM523922v2, whole genome shotgun sequence encodes:
- the LOC118056395 gene encoding serine/arginine-rich splicing factor RS41 isoform X1, producing the protein MRPIFCGNFEYDARQTELERLFKRYGRVERVDMKSGFAFIYMEDERDAEDAIRGLDRVEFGRKGRRLRVEWTKQERGIRRPGGTSRRSTNTRPSKTLFVINFDPHHTRTKDLERHFEPYGRIVSVRIRRNFAFVQYEVQEDATKALDATNLSKLLDRVISVEYAVRDDDERKDGYSPDRSRDRSPDRRGHDRRRSPSPYRRERGSPDYGRGPSPYRKERGSPDYGRRRSPSPYRRDRASPDYGRGTSRSPYRRERAGSDHGHGPSRSPYHRDKVSPVNGHGPSDSPYQREERISPENGRGPSRSPYRRERSNQGHGRGSSRSPYGRERPNPDNGRGSSRSPNERDGDSPENGQLRSPSSIPDERDSPNGGAESPMRERYRSQSPPADE; encoded by the exons ATGAGGCCTATCTTTTGTGGGAACTTTGAGTATGATGCAAGACAGACTGAGCTGGAACGGCTTTTCAAACGATATGGGAGAGTGGAACGGGTGGATATGAAGTCTG GATTTGCTTTTATCTATATGGAAGATGAGAGAGATGCTGAGGATGCTATTCGAGGACTTGATCGTGTAGAATTTGGTCGCAAGGGCCGCAGACTTCGTGTTGAATGGACAAAG CAAGAACGTGGGATTAGAAGGCCTGGTGGCACATCAAGAAGATCAACTAATACAAGGCCTTCTAAGACGCTATTTGTTATCAACTTTGATCCACATCATACAAGGACCAAGGATTTGGAGAGGCACTTTGAACCTTATGGGAGGATAGTGAGCGTAAGGATAAGAAGAAATTTTGCATTTGTTCAGTATGAAGTACAAGAGGATGCCACCAAAGCACTGGATGCCACAAACTTAAG CAAGCTGCTGGATCGAGTTATTTCAGTGGAATATGCAGttcgagatgatgatgaaaggAAAGATGGATACAGTCCTGATAGAAGTCGTGATAGGTCACCGGATAGGCGAGGACATGATAGGAGGCGCTCTCCAAGTCCTTACCGGAGAGAGAGGGGAAGCCCTGATTATGGCCGTGGCCCTAGTCCATATCGCAAGGAGAGGGGTAGCCCAGATTATGGTCGTCGCCGCAGCCCTAGCCCCTATAGGAGAGATAGGGCTAGTCCTGACTATGGCCGGGGCACAAGCCGTAGTCCTTATAGGAGAGAGAGGGCTGGCAGTGATCATGGCCATGGCCCCAGCCGTAGTCCTTACCACAGGGACAAGGTTAGTCCTGTCAATGGTCATGGCCCCAGTGATAGTCCTTATCAAAGGGAAGAAAGGATTAGCCCTGAAAATGGTCGTGGTCCAAGCCGTAGTCCATATCGAAGAGAGAGGTCTAACCAAGGCCATGGTCGTGGTTCCAGCCGTAGTCCATATGGAAGAGAGAGGCCTAACCCAGACAATGGTCGTGGTTCCAGCCGAAGCCCCAatgaaagagatggagatagcccTGAAAATGGTCAACTAAGAAGCCCGAGCTCCATTCCTGATGAGAGGGACAGTCCAAATGGAGGAGCTGAAAGCCCCATGCGGGAGAGATACCGCAG TCAATCACCCCCAGCTGATGAATGA
- the LOC118056395 gene encoding uncharacterized protein isoform X2: MEDERDAEDAIRGLDRVEFGRKGRRLRVEWTKQERGIRRPGGTSRRSTNTRPSKTLFVINFDPHHTRTKDLERHFEPYGRIVSVRIRRNFAFVQYEVQEDATKALDATNLSKLLDRVISVEYAVRDDDERKDGYSPDRSRDRSPDRRGHDRRRSPSPYRRERGSPDYGRGPSPYRKERGSPDYGRRRSPSPYRRDRASPDYGRGTSRSPYRRERAGSDHGHGPSRSPYHRDKVSPVNGHGPSDSPYQREERISPENGRGPSRSPYRRERSNQGHGRGSSRSPYGRERPNPDNGRGSSRSPNERDGDSPENGQLRSPSSIPDERDSPNGGAESPMRERYRSQSPPADE, from the exons ATGGAAGATGAGAGAGATGCTGAGGATGCTATTCGAGGACTTGATCGTGTAGAATTTGGTCGCAAGGGCCGCAGACTTCGTGTTGAATGGACAAAG CAAGAACGTGGGATTAGAAGGCCTGGTGGCACATCAAGAAGATCAACTAATACAAGGCCTTCTAAGACGCTATTTGTTATCAACTTTGATCCACATCATACAAGGACCAAGGATTTGGAGAGGCACTTTGAACCTTATGGGAGGATAGTGAGCGTAAGGATAAGAAGAAATTTTGCATTTGTTCAGTATGAAGTACAAGAGGATGCCACCAAAGCACTGGATGCCACAAACTTAAG CAAGCTGCTGGATCGAGTTATTTCAGTGGAATATGCAGttcgagatgatgatgaaaggAAAGATGGATACAGTCCTGATAGAAGTCGTGATAGGTCACCGGATAGGCGAGGACATGATAGGAGGCGCTCTCCAAGTCCTTACCGGAGAGAGAGGGGAAGCCCTGATTATGGCCGTGGCCCTAGTCCATATCGCAAGGAGAGGGGTAGCCCAGATTATGGTCGTCGCCGCAGCCCTAGCCCCTATAGGAGAGATAGGGCTAGTCCTGACTATGGCCGGGGCACAAGCCGTAGTCCTTATAGGAGAGAGAGGGCTGGCAGTGATCATGGCCATGGCCCCAGCCGTAGTCCTTACCACAGGGACAAGGTTAGTCCTGTCAATGGTCATGGCCCCAGTGATAGTCCTTATCAAAGGGAAGAAAGGATTAGCCCTGAAAATGGTCGTGGTCCAAGCCGTAGTCCATATCGAAGAGAGAGGTCTAACCAAGGCCATGGTCGTGGTTCCAGCCGTAGTCCATATGGAAGAGAGAGGCCTAACCCAGACAATGGTCGTGGTTCCAGCCGAAGCCCCAatgaaagagatggagatagcccTGAAAATGGTCAACTAAGAAGCCCGAGCTCCATTCCTGATGAGAGGGACAGTCCAAATGGAGGAGCTGAAAGCCCCATGCGGGAGAGATACCGCAG TCAATCACCCCCAGCTGATGAATGA